A genomic stretch from Lepisosteus oculatus isolate fLepOcu1 chromosome 7, fLepOcu1.hap2, whole genome shotgun sequence includes:
- the akt1s1 gene encoding proline-rich AKT1 substrate 1 isoform X2: MAAVTTGEDPDMPDNHRESWRALVLAAEAHAQKTGCEVALVTARKKFRPVGAESGAGEGRAEFAYQVWGRGQLGEAARRYLDDIAVLHSASLVTAHRQTRRPGDTPASQCLTVEGSASSPSSRLYSQSYPSIYSSGLLIGSAKLSGERDREGGSLELGVRTAARPGTGEEEEEEVDEDDEDEMEGQSSNLNDVAGVFSMDEDSVSRDCEPFFESDGEEESTDGSLSEDAPAPPRAVAVGMSSLSARAAAAPPLARSLPVSVPVWAFRAGRPSHGDSHSGERECPNLDHIAASMRALTMSVTDGTEMFGDLPRPRLNTGDFKKPQY, encoded by the exons ATGGCCGCCGTGACGACCGGCGAGGACCCCGACATGCCGGACAACCACCGGGAGAGCTGGCGGGCCCTAGTTCTGGCGGCGGAGGCGCACGCCCAGAAGACGGGCTGCGAGGTGGCCCTGGTCACGGCCCGGAAGAAGTTCCGGCCGGTGGGGGCGGAGTCGGGGGCGGGGGAGGGGCGCGCCGAGTTCGCCTACCAGGTGTGGGGGCGGGGCCAGCTGGGGGAGGCGGCGCGCCGTTACCTGGACGACATCGCCGTGCTCCACAGCGCCTCCCTGGTGACGGCGCACCGGCAGACGCGCCGGCCAGGGGACACCCCCGCG TCTCAGTGTCTGACAGTGGAGGGCAGTGCCTCCAGTCCCAGCTCGCGCCTCTATTCGCAGAGCTACCCGTCCATCTACAGCTCGGGCCTCCTGATTGGCTCGGCGAAGCTGAGTGGCGAGCGGGACCGGGAGGGCGGGAGCCTGGAGCTGGGCGTGCGCACGGCCGCCCGTCCCGGGactggggaggaggaggaggaggaggtagACGAGGATGACGAAGACGAGATGGAAGGACAGAGCAGCAATTTGAATGATGTTGCAG GCGTCTTCTCGATGGACGAGGACTCGGTGTCGCGGGACTGCGAGCCCTTCTTCGAGTCGGACGGCGAGGAGGAGAGCACGGACG gCTCCCTCAGCGAGGATGCGCCGGCGCCCCCCAGGGCCGTCGCCGTAGGGATGAGCTCGCTGTCAGCCCGCGCGGCCGCGGCGCCCCCGCTGGCCCGCTCGCTCCCCGTCTCGGTGCCAGTGTGGGCGTTCAGGGCAGGGCGCCCCTCCCACGGGGACAGTCACAGCGGAGAACGA GAGTGTCCAAACCTGGATCACATTGCTGCCAGCATGCGGGCTCTCACCATGAGTGTGACCGATGGCACAGAGATGTTTGGAGACCTGCCTCGCCCCCGGCTGAACACTGGAGACTTCAAGAAGCCGCAGTACTGA
- the akt1s1 gene encoding proline-rich AKT1 substrate 1 isoform X1 → MAAVTTGEDPDMPDNHRESWRALVLAAEAHAQKTGCEVALVTARKKFRPVGAESGAGEGRAEFAYQVWGRGQLGEAARRYLDDIAVLHSASLVTAHRQTRRPGDTPASQCLTVEGSASSPSSRLYSQSYPSIYSSGLLIGSAKLSGERDREGGSLELGVRTAARPGTGEEEEEEVDEDDEDEMEGQSSNLNDVAGVFSMDEDSVSRDCEPFFESDGEEESTDGSLSEDAPAPPRAVAVGMSSLSARAAAAPPLARSLPVSVPVWAFRAGRPSHGDSHSGERQECPNLDHIAASMRALTMSVTDGTEMFGDLPRPRLNTGDFKKPQY, encoded by the exons ATGGCCGCCGTGACGACCGGCGAGGACCCCGACATGCCGGACAACCACCGGGAGAGCTGGCGGGCCCTAGTTCTGGCGGCGGAGGCGCACGCCCAGAAGACGGGCTGCGAGGTGGCCCTGGTCACGGCCCGGAAGAAGTTCCGGCCGGTGGGGGCGGAGTCGGGGGCGGGGGAGGGGCGCGCCGAGTTCGCCTACCAGGTGTGGGGGCGGGGCCAGCTGGGGGAGGCGGCGCGCCGTTACCTGGACGACATCGCCGTGCTCCACAGCGCCTCCCTGGTGACGGCGCACCGGCAGACGCGCCGGCCAGGGGACACCCCCGCG TCTCAGTGTCTGACAGTGGAGGGCAGTGCCTCCAGTCCCAGCTCGCGCCTCTATTCGCAGAGCTACCCGTCCATCTACAGCTCGGGCCTCCTGATTGGCTCGGCGAAGCTGAGTGGCGAGCGGGACCGGGAGGGCGGGAGCCTGGAGCTGGGCGTGCGCACGGCCGCCCGTCCCGGGactggggaggaggaggaggaggaggtagACGAGGATGACGAAGACGAGATGGAAGGACAGAGCAGCAATTTGAATGATGTTGCAG GCGTCTTCTCGATGGACGAGGACTCGGTGTCGCGGGACTGCGAGCCCTTCTTCGAGTCGGACGGCGAGGAGGAGAGCACGGACG gCTCCCTCAGCGAGGATGCGCCGGCGCCCCCCAGGGCCGTCGCCGTAGGGATGAGCTCGCTGTCAGCCCGCGCGGCCGCGGCGCCCCCGCTGGCCCGCTCGCTCCCCGTCTCGGTGCCAGTGTGGGCGTTCAGGGCAGGGCGCCCCTCCCACGGGGACAGTCACAGCGGAGAACGA CAGGAGTGTCCAAACCTGGATCACATTGCTGCCAGCATGCGGGCTCTCACCATGAGTGTGACCGATGGCACAGAGATGTTTGGAGACCTGCCTCGCCCCCGGCTGAACACTGGAGACTTCAAGAAGCCGCAGTACTGA